The Aspergillus oryzae RIB40 DNA, chromosome 5 genome segment CATAACAGGCCTGCCGCAAACCTATCATCTCCCCGATCGAACCAAAAGGCGACAAAGTCTCGCGTCCGTCCAACGGGACTCCATCCCCGTAGACCGAATGTTAGCCGCCCAAGCGCGCCTGAAGCGCAAGCAAGACAGCCGCAAGACCAGacaagaggggaaagaaaacatgaTCAGGGCCTAATGGGCcatatcttttcttttgttattttccACCTGAATCGGCAATCACCTAATGTAATATTTGGATTTTGAGGAGGGTAATTCACTcatttttctgtttttcctGGCGCGCGGAGGGGAGCAATTGTGGGTATAGGCGCTCTCGTCGTTTGGAATCTGATGTATCCATTTCCCTGTTTCTCTACggttctcttttttcccctcgCCCACCTGGGATAATCGCTTTCACTTTTGTTCTTGTCCGATACGTCATGCAAGTGACAAGTCCAGCACCTCTCTATGCCTGGAATATACCCTACATTGAACATGCTACCCCTGTTCACTTCTATTTTGTCCTTATCATTCACTTAACTTGACCCACGAGTCCTGAGACTTGTTGAAGTACGCTAATTACCCGACTGCAAAGTCCACCAATACACATTAACTGGATATTCCATTCCAATGAATACATCATCTATCTGTATATTCTGTCCGTATCTATATGTCCATCTATACATCTGGTGCTCCAAGAATCTGAACCCTGTCTCTGCATATTGTAGACAAGTAATCAGCTTAAGCCTTCCCGTCAGAGAAGGACACAACAGCCCACTTTCCACTCCAAGCCCATTTCCGGGCCTCGGAGCCCCCGCCATTAGGCAGTTGGCGGAGTCTCTCGTCTTCACCTGCTGGCAGTCCGACAACGACATCCGCTTTGCAGGTCCGGAAAGCGAGGACACGAACGCCAGACTTAGGGCCCATTGGGCCGATGGCAGTCGTGAAAGGTGTTGTGGGGTCCCAGGTAGCCTAGGAAGCAACATGTTAATGTATGCGAGGGCTCAGGGAAGAGTGAGGGGTCACTTACATCACTGGTCAGCTTGCGATAGTTGAGGTCACCCTTGAAGAGGACGAGCTCGCTCTGTTGCAGGTCCTCAAAGAGATCCTTTGCTGTGTTGGGCATGCGCCAGTAGCTTCCGGGGGAGGTCCAGAAAGCGTGTGGGCGGATGACCAGCTTGCCATCTGCGTGGAGCCGGGACCATTGTTCGAAGAGGAAGTTTACCTCTGACAGCTCCTTATCGGAGAGAGGGGAATGTTCCTTGCCCGACTCATCGGCGGCAGTGTAGAATGATTGCGGGTCGGCGAGCGCGCTGATAAGGTCCCTGAAGTCCGGGGGTGTAACATCCGATACGAACCAAGGGATCAGCTTAGGGTGCAGTACAACTGTCGTAGCCAAGCCGGCAGAGAGAAGGTATCCGGCAAGGATAAGGTCAACGAACAGCTCGAAACCGGAGTTATCGAGAACAATGTCTACACGACGCTCCccggtcttcttctccttgcgGGCCTTATTGAGCACCTCAAACGCGGCGTCCAAATCGTTGACGAGAATGTTCTTCTCCGCGGCCTTGCGCGCCTGCGAGCCCTGCAGTTTCTGAATATCCTCGTAGGTAAGAGAGGTTAAGAGGGACAGATCGGTGGCATTACCCCACAGACAGATCTCACACATCTCAGAGAAGAGTATACGCTCAGCCTGTTCGACCTGCTCCGGGGTCTTGCCGTCAGCCTGGcccttctccgcctcctgAGCGATTTCCTTGTATCTGGCGGCTAACTCCAGAACTGCCGGACGGGACGATTTGAAAGTTGACATCTTCTGGCGGGCAAATACATCGTATCCTTTCCAGTGTGTGGACAAGGCGAAGTAGGCACTGATGCGCCTGTCTATCCTCCGTTAACACGTCTATTCGCCATCTGTATTGCTCCAAGCAGATGTCGAACATACAAAGATAGCATTCAGAGTATAGCCATGCAACATCGTGCCATTTGGGGTTTCCTCGTTGCTCCAACTCCTTGTTATATTCTTCGATACCCGGCTGACCGTCGTCGGGTAGGGGGCTATGCGGACGCAATAGTTAGTGACTTCCTTGCCATAACCTGCGTCAAAATCCGCGTAAATTACTCACGTCAGTTGTCTGTTATGTTGCAATTCATATTTGAGCGCTGCGAGTTTCTCAATGAtaccctttccctccttgcgcttttcttcgtcggatACATCACCAACAGTGCGGTGGAGGTCGTCAATAGCACCAGTCTATAGGGATACAGATGTTTAGCATGGATCAGACAAACAAAAGCATAGACGGCCAGAACACTCACGATAATCACGGGCCAGCGTTCAAGAGCAGAGGTCAAGGCGAAGCTGGATTTGTCGGAAGTAAGGTATTGCGCTGTTAACCAAGACCGGCAGAGAGGTGGGGTTAGTTTTGGGTGTTGATTTGTCGTATTATCTGACAATGAAGACACATACGGGTCTTGGGATCGAACTCCATCTTTTGCTGACTGTTGAACAGTGTTATTACACCGTTCAGTTAATTAAGATGatgaggggagagaaaaggtgGGAACGAGCAGAAGGGGACAGAATTAAGGTGGGGAAGCAGAAGAATCAATGTTGGAGTCAATCGCGGGGTCTTTCTATTCTAGCAAAGCGGTCGGATTTCCGAAACCGACAACTCCGACGAGAAGAAACGCTCTCAAGGTCTAATCTATACCCATTGGATAATGCAATCAAAGTCGCTAACTAGCCATCACATTCATATCAATGgccatggaagaaaagccaaatATCTTACTGCCCAATCCAACGTCCTCATACCTGCACATGGTTATTCGTTCACAAATCATTGTTCCGCTATGCAAGAAGTTCAAATCATCATTCAATAGATACAGTATTTGGTATCTGAGAGATATCTGTCGTTATTTCAGTCTGCAGGTATAACCAAAGAGACCCAACGCTCATTCCAGAACCGAACCTCTATGACCGGTCAAGAAGACCACTCTTCTCTGTCCACCCATAAACGCCGTCCCATGCAGATGTAAATCATCTCACATCATGGACATGATCGAGTTTTGTGCATAAGCCTAGAAAGAAACATGTCAGTCTCCTGCATTGCTtaaagaagaacagagtAACGAGTAgacaaataaaaagaaagaaagaaaaagacaagagTAAAACTCACCATAGGCTTGATATCAGGGTGAGGCACAGCTTCAAAAACTTGGAAGTCCAGCTTAAGCTCTGGCCCAACGTTGATGAAGGCTCCCTTGTTCTCGGTGGTGTCGCAGTACTTGGGAGCAGAGAAGACGGTGATGCACCTTCCATCATGCTCGACTTCGTAACCCTCCATACGGACTTCGTGAGAGCGAATGATGGCTTCCAGTCCATTCTTCTCGCAGAATCTCTTGGTAACATCCGGACCAAACTGGAGACCAACTCCTCGCTTGCTGGGTCCGCGACCGGGCTCCGTCTGGGGATCAGTCCAGagcatctccatcatcagacCTTGCTGCCCGGGCTGGCGCTGGTTGTGGCGGTCCAGTTTCCGGATGTCATCCAGGGATGTGTTGTCGTCAGAGAAGAGACCACCGTGGAGAACAAGATACTTGTTGCCGATTAATGTAGCCAAGGGCAGAGCAGAGAAGGACTCCGAGAACACCTTGAACATCCTCTCGTTGTACTTCGCCTTGCACTCGCCCTCGAATCCATAAACCTTGTTCATATCGTCCGTCTCGTGGTTTCCAcggttgaggaagatgccaTTCGGTCGCAGCCACTTGTATGCATAGAGAAGCAAGGCAATCTCAGTAGACCAAGAGCCGCGATCCACGAAGTCGCCGTTGAAAAGGTATGCGTGCTTTTCGCTCGGGTATCCGTTCAACCGGAAGATCTCCAGCAGATCGAAGAATTGTCCTGTCGCAACGTGTCAGTGAACAGCTAAAGGGGAAGGCCGGtgtgaaaagaaaggaacaaagcGCGAATGAAACATACCATGCGTGTCACCGCAGACTGTCAACTTAGTACCCTGGTCCACACCAATCTCGACCATGGTTGGTTCCGCATACACGATGTCCTTGACAGCCTTGACGATCTGGAAGGCATACTTGCGATGAATTTTCTTGCCGTTCTTGAACCGCTCGATCATATCATCGATGAACTCTTGCgtcatttccttctccaatcgCACACCATCATAGCTGTCGTCAACTGCTATGGCGTCGATATCTAAGTCCTCGAAGGCTGACGGCGGGTCACCCACTTCAATGGCCTTCTCAAATTCCATCCGGCGCACAAGCTTCTCGCAGTCTGCCAGTTTTACCTTCGCATCGCGGTTATTGGGCTCTCTCTTTGCAACGACTTTGAAGTCTCTAAGGGCATCTTTGTAGTTGAGGATGGCGGTGTTGGCTAGGGCTCGCCTCCAGTAGGCCTAGATTGAGTTAGTCAGTTGACAAGAcgcttctttctgtttcctcTTCGAAAGTACGCAAGTAGTCTCAGCAGTACAGTATTTTCGAcagggcaaaggaaagaacgaaaagaaatatgattGTAAAGGTGAATGTTACTGACCTTGGTGTAGGCGGGGTCGAGCTCAAGGGCCTTGGTGGCGTCGGCAATCGCGAAGCCATAAGCTTCGAGTTTAATATGCGCCTAGAGCAGTTAGCAAGCTATGCTCCCTCCATATGTTTCTCCTTCGCCTTCGGggccaaaagaagagcaagtggTAGCAAACAAAAGGTGCCCAAAGCGCAACGTACCTGAGCGCGATTGCTGAAGAACGACGGCTCGCGATCATATTTCGCTATGGCCTGGGTGTAGAAATCCACGGCAGTAGGCCACTCATGTTGACCGAACGCTTTATTGCCCTGCACCTTAAGCGCAGTGGCAGCCTCGAGGTCGGACGACGCCatcggaggaaggaagggaaggagagTGAGGGGAGAGGGGTTTTCCGGTAGGAAGGCACGAGAGCGTTTGAAGGAAAACGGTTGATCGTCCACGGGAAGAGAACCTTAAGGCGAAACTCCTTTACTGGCTGAGGGGGTGGGCGAAGAAGCTTCGACGGAAGGAAACAGATTCAAATCGAACGGATAAATGTTCCTGAGGAAAGAATGCGGAATTTCTGCAGGAATCCGGACCCTTGAATCTATTTTCTTATCACTGGCTGGATTACTTTTTTGGAATTGAATCCCGAAGATCCTCCAGTCGCCGGTCTTGGCATTTCCATTCCGACATCAAATCAATCCATTAACTCAATTAACTCCAATCTCTCTTCATTCCTCTGCCACAAAGCCACTCCGGTTCTTTCGCCTCGCGCCCCCGTCGAACGCCTCTCAGCAACGAGGTCCGTCGTCGCAATTTAATCACTCCCCATACCGAAATCCCACCCATCTCAACCGGCCCAGCACATGTCTTTCTACGTCGCACCCAGCCAGCAGCGCACTCTTCGCGCCTGCATGGTCTGCTCCCTCGTCCAACTGCACAGCGTACGTTCCAATCAGGACCAAGACTGCATaaccaaacaaaaagaacccGCCCCCGATAAACTGACACATTCTTCACAATAGAAATTCATGCGCGAAGGCTGCCCCAACTGCGATAACGTCCTCGGCCTCCGTGGCAACAACGACGCCATCCAAGAATGCACCTCCCAAGTCTTTGAAGGATTGGTTACCCTCCGTGACCCCAACACCAGCTGGGTAGCTCGCTGGCAGCGACTGGACAGTTACGTGCCGGGAACATATGCCGTTAAGGTGACTGGATCGGTATGTTTTATCTGGGTTATGATCCTATGCTATCTCTTGACCAGATTTGGGACTGACGTGGTGGTTTGTTTACTATGTAGCTCCCCGATGAGATTATTTCGAGCTTGGAGGATTCGGGTGTGAAGTATATTCCTCGCGATGGTAGCACTGGTGAGGAGGAAACCTGATCGGTGTTTTTTTCTGTGGTTCGAGGCGCGCCTTATTACAATTTTTCCCAGGTCTCCTGGCTAGAAAGGGTGGGATGGTTCTGTTGTCGGGGATTTCATAGCGGGCTGTTCCTTCCCGTTGCACGCACTTGGGAGTTAGGGATTTCGGTTTACGTTCGATATACGTCTTTGGGTATGGGCTGCTTTGTTATTATGCTGGAGTTGtcccctttcttttgtcaCTCAGCACTACTTGAGAACTCATTTTTGAAGATAAACAGTTGGATTTTGTTCGATACCCAACATGCAGAATCGATGCACCTTGGGACGGCATTAGATTGCCGTTTgctatagatatatatatagtgtGCTAACAGCTTCAAAAGACATAACTCGTAGATAGCGTGCCAATCAGACACGGAGAGACCCACCCAAACCAACAATGAACGCCGGACTCTGCCAATTCAgggaaacagaaagagatgCAAATTTAATGGAAAATGATAATCATGCAACCCAAGTTCCTTACAGCTGCTTGATAATCTTCTCAATGCTCTCCAGGAGGATATCAGCTGCAGAGACGTTAGCACCGGTTCGACACGTTTGAGCTAGGGTAGAATTTGACTTACCATGGTGCTGCTGGAAGATCAGCATGGGCCGGAGGCGAACGGCGCTGACTCCGCTTCCACCAATGTTGACACCGACgcccttggccttgccgaGGAACTCGTCACGCTTGGGGGTATCCCAGGCAATGAAGGTTCCCTGGCCCTTACCACGGAGGTTCTGCAGATGCTCGGGGTACTTCTCAGCAAGGCGCTGGAGACCAGAGTACAGGTATTCACCGGTCTTGGCGGTGTGCTCGACGAGGTTCAGGCGCTCGATCTCCTCAATGATAccacggaagatgagggcACGAGCGGGGTCACCCATCCAGGTGTTGAACTGACGGTAAGGCTTGTTGGGACGCAGGGCGGGGTTACCGTAGTAGTAACCGGCGGtctgggccttcttcgaGAAGGTCACCATGTCGGGAGGGGTCTCGAGGTTCCAGTGGTCGTGGGCCCAGAACTTGCCTGTAGCTCCAACACCGGTCTGCACCTCATCGACGATGAAGAGAACGTTGTTACGCTTGGTGATCTCGCGCAGGCCGCGGAAGAAGGCAGGAGAGGCGTGGTTGTCTCCACCCTCGGACTGGATGGGCTCGACAACGACGGCGGCGACAGGGTTGTGCCATTCCTTGATCAAACGCTCGGTCTCCTGGAGGCAGCGCTGTTCCTCCTGGGCGTTCTCCTGAGCATGCTCTTCAAGTGGGTACttgagggaggggaaaggcGCCTGGGGCCAGTCGAAGGCAGGGATGTCGAGCTTGTGGATGGGCTTACTGCGGGTGGTGGACAGACTGCCAAAGAGACGGCCGTGGAAAGCAGACTTGAAGGACATGATAGACAGCTGTGGGGAGCCTGGAGACTGGTTGTTCATGGTAGTCTGCAGTTCCTCCTCAGTGAACTCCTTCTCGGGACCTCCACGCTGCAACTGACGGTAGTACATGAAAGCGGCTTTGTAGGCAGTCTCGTTGGCGTCAGATCCGGCCATGGCGGTGAAGACCTGGTTCAGGCCCTTGGGGGCGACCTTGAGGATACCAGTGTTCAAGATGTCAGCCCAGTCAGCAGAGGGGAAGTTGCCCAGGGCTGGTCGGTTGATCAAAGAGGTAGTCATCTCGGGCGATTGAGCGACTTTGGTGAGATGGGGGTTGTTGTAGCCAACAGGGATAGAAGCAATCTGAGCGTAGCTAGCGACGGACATCAGCCATAAGGTAGGGGATACGGAGGAGATGACAATTAAAGTAGAACTTACACATCCAGGAGGACATTTCCATCGAGATCAGCAATACTAGCGCACATTGTTAGCAATTGCTACGGCAAGCATGCGTTACCACCAAGCGAGTGACATACTAGTTACCAATAGACTTGGAATAATCAGTGAGCATGTTCAAGCTTCGCACGTCAAAGACCTTGTCCAATTCAGCTGTGGCAGCCTTGTTCTTAGGGCCCGGGATGGCGGTGGCCAACTTGGGACCAGCGGGCTCATCAGCAAAGAAGGGCTTCGCCGCCGCGCGAAGGTGCGGGGTGGTGCTGATGGTGCGGGCAGTCGGCACGCGCGTCACCGAGCGCAATCTGAAGCTGGAGCGAGCAATGGAGGCCATTATGATTGATTTATTATGAGAAATGAGGGTGTACAGAGGTGTGGCGATTCTCCCGCTGCGTGAgttggggagaagaagaactcCTGGCAGCAGATGTGGGGAGACGGTGATAAGGTAGATAAGAGCTCGATTGCTTTGATCACAGCTCAACCAAGCACGAGTCTCGAGGCAATTGAATCCGCCACGGGTATATTTTGGAAACTGAGTAGAATACAAAGGAACAAGGGGAATTGCGGCGACCAGCTAGTCTTATATCACCAAGAATTCTAGGTCTTGAGCGGAATGCCGGCGAATTTGGAGCTCTCTGTTGAGCTGCCCCGCGGCCGGGGGGAGCTATCGTCGGCGAGTTGAACCAATCAGAACGCGTTCGACCACCGCCGTCGGCGATAACAGCGAAGTAAGGACTCAGAGGGAAATGCTCTGGCTAATCACCTCTGGCCAAATAGTTGTCCcaatgaagaaggtcttCGCCGGAATCTATTGCAAATAATCTTAGTCAAGGATTCTAAACATCAATTGTTGTTTGTCATTATTATAGGAGTGTGTCAATGGACTCAATTCCCTCCCAGAATAGAAGCTCTTTTAAGTCTTCCCCAAATCCGATAAGCGATAAGAAGTCACGTTTATCAATGTGCGATAAGGACTGCCACTCCCGCGTGATCACAGAAGATCTACGGCTTCACTCTCTAGGTAAATGGATTGGCGTAAATGTTCAAGAGTCTCTACATATCCCCGACTTGGGATCTCGAGTCAACTATAAGATCATAGATCATGGTGCTATATGCATGCTAATCTCATCTGAACATGTTGCGCATATTGCGTTGCTTTCGAGAAAATATATATGATAGACGTCACAGTTAACTCATGTTTTCCTTGCCACGCTTCAATGGCTAAGAAAAGACACGCACTCTTCTTGAAGACAGTACAACGTCATTGATGGATGAGTCACTTGCAAAAACAATTGCTAACTCAACATAGGACACAAAAAAACAATCCTATATTGGCTATGGGAGCCTGTACATAAGTACAATAACTTCGATCCCTCTCTACGAGATCATGGTGTAATAAAGTACTACCCAAGCTTCCCCTCCGGATATCAAGTCGGTTGATATAATATCATTTGTTATATAGACGCTATATAAGCTTTCAGAAAATTGCAGCAAGTTTCGCCTGGATTGAAAGCAAATATCGGCGGCTGGCCTAGCCTCGTAGTAAGATATATCAAACAACCAAGCCAATAGTAGTTACTCAAAAACTAGATACATTCAACCACAGCTTGAGCACCAGCTAATCCTCCTCGGAAGCGTTGAGCAAGAAACCGATTGAGTTAGCCTCATTCTCGTAGTAGCTGTCGCCCGGATCACTATAATCCTCTAATGACCCGCTATATCCCTCACTCGACAAGTCCTGATGCTGATCAGGAGAGATTTCTGAATCAAGGGAGTTGCCTTCTTCCCACCCTTTGGTCTGCcctcttgatatcatctcaGCACTCGAAGATGTATCGGAACAGACTTCCACTGAAACTGATAGAGAGATTGGCGAGAGATGTGCCGTAAATCTTTTATCATGCTTTCTAAACGCAGGCAGGATGGTGGCCTGGTACCAACCCTTCTCCTCAACGAGCTTATCCCATTTCCAATGTCCaacaatctcttcttctccaaccaccCAAAGGCAGAGGAATTCATCTTGATAGTCCCGATAGAACGTCCGGTATGGCTTCCTTACCCCGTAGTAGCACATTTCATCAACCGTACTGAGAAGGTATCGACCCTTGGCCCTTCGGACCCTGGGATTGATAACCGTAAGCATCTGAGAGCCTCTCTTCTGGGGCATTTTTTGGGCAAGTCTCCGTGCAGCTCCTGCGGATGTAGTGAATGAGATGAACGGTGTGGGAGCCCGGGAATTGTGGGCGTGGATGGATAACGATATTGCCCGGGCCTCGAAAGTGTCTAGTCTtttgatttgatctcttGAATAAAGGCGGTTTTTTGATGTTGGCTTGACCGTCGAGTGGGAATCCCAGATTCTGAGGAGTGGCTTGTCGAGAGCTAAGCGAAATGCAGAATACCATGGATGttcgtcttcctcggtgGGTTCTGGAAAATATTCCAGAGGTATATCCTCTGTTGGAGTGGATGCTTGTGCCATTAGGTTAGAAGCACGGTATCTAGTTGCTATACGGTCGGTTGTTTGGTGGTTAGTATTGTGCGTTGTTTGTaagctggaggaagctgGATGGAGACTCTCCTTCTGTGGTTTTAACAGTAAAACACTGTCTCTGTGACTCATCTCTTTGCAAATTGTGAAGACATGTTATGGTAATCATGACGACTTTTGCTGAAGCGTAAGGGCATGACTGCGACTAGAGAGTGCGTAATGAGCGATAGTGGCATGCAAATTGCTTTCTTTGCAAGCCTCGTCAGTAAGaatgaaggaagaatggtagCAATGCGACTGACAATGGTGATGCTTGTAATTCCTGCTGGGGCACCTAGCATGAAGTTGAACTTCGAGAATTAGCTCTACTATAATGTTATCAGAAGGGGGGCTATGGTAACTGGGACCCCGCTAGTATGGAACTAATCATAATAATATGCTACTTTCACCACATTAGTAGGGACGTGGGGACTATTGCTGATTGTTTTTTATAAGGTGTATGATTGATCAGACACTGACAGTTCAACTCAGGCAAATTTACATTTCGTAGCTTGGAGAAGCTGGCGGTCGACAGATGAGTACTACCACACCAATCTTTGTCGAGTGATACCCAAGTATGGTTGTAGCTGTTATTGTCGAGATCGGATTGTTGACATGCATGAAATATGGACCGGATAGATTAGTCTGATTCACACTGGAAGTCTAGAACATGAATAGACTTGGTCTTGAGTAAGCACCAAAGGCAATACTCAATCGAAGCCGTCTATAATACCCCTTTTCTAAACAATGAGCACTGATTACAGATGTGATAAGCTGTTTCGCAGGTAATCTGCCTCTAAATCTGTCATGGCGAAACCTGACGATGATGAACGGATCTATCCGTGATGCTATGGTGAGGCTTCAATGACGGTGTGTTTACTGTGCGTCAAGATAGCATCGAGTTACCGAGAGGTATGTTTCGATCATACGGTGACTGGTTGCAGCTGAGACAATTAATATATGTACCTAGTATGAAAAtcaaggaagggaaaggagtcTTCTATTCAGATAGGGGGATTACAACTCATATATTACTGCCAATTCTCGACCAGGCCTTGAAAAGACGAATATACCTTGTTTAGTCTTCTCACCTGCTCTGCTGACTCGTGTGCTGTCTTTCCGAATTGGTCAAGACGCTAATGTATTGTGTGGATCTCAATATGTTTCTATATTAGTTAGCAAGTTCAATGGGACTAAGAGAGAGGTATAGTACATATGCTTAGGGTATTTcaccgaggaaaagagaaaaaagtacgTGCTTTAGAGATACGACGGGCTTAAGTATCATTCGGAAGGTGGTAGTAAAAGCAGGGATTAGTGACTCCACAATCGCACCTAAGTATCAAGTTACTAGTAATAAACTAGCCTCTAAGAGcacagaagaagggagagcAATCAACggtgcagctgcagctgcaagGACTAGTAGTAAG includes the following:
- a CDS encoding damage-control phosphatase ARMT1 family protein (uncharacterized conserved protein), translating into MEFDPKTPQYLTSDKSSFALTSALERWPVIITGAIDDLHRTVGDVSDEEKRKEGKGIIEKLAALKYELQHNRQLTPLPDDGQPGIEEYNKELEQRGNPKWHDVAWLYSECYLYRRISAYFALSTHWKGYDVFARQKMSTFKSSRPAVLELAARYKEIAQEAEKGQADGKTPEQVEQAERILFSEMCEICLWGNATDLSLLTSLTYEDIQKLQGSQARKAAEKNILVNDLDAAFEVLNKARKEKKTGERRVDIVLDNSGFELFVDLILAGYLLSAGLATTVVLHPKLIPWFVSDVTPPDFRDLISALADPQSFYTAADESGKEHSPLSDKELSEVNFLFEQWSRLHADGKLVIRPHAFWTSPGSYWRMPNTAKDLFEDLQQSELVLFKGDLNYRKLTSDATWDPTTPFTTAIGPMGPKSGVRVLAFRTCKADVVVGLPAGEDERLRQLPNGGGSEARKWAWSGKWAVVSFSDGKA
- the ppt1 gene encoding protein serine/threonine phosphatase PPT1 (serine-threonine phosphatase 2A, catalytic subunit); the protein is MASSDLEAATALKVQGNKAFGQHEWPTAVDFYTQAIAKYDREPSFFSNRAQAHIKLEAYGFAIADATKALELDPAYTKAYWRRALANTAILNYKDALRDFKVVAKREPNNRDAKVKLADCEKLVRRMEFEKAIEVGDPPSAFEDLDIDAIAVDDSYDGVRLEKEMTQEFIDDMIERFKNGKKIHRKYAFQIVKAVKDIVYAEPTMVEIGVDQGTKLTVCGDTHGQFFDLLEIFRLNGYPSEKHAYLFNGDFVDRGSWSTEIALLLYAYKWLRPNGIFLNRGNHETDDMNKVYGFEGECKAKYNERMFKVFSESFSALPLATLIGNKYLVLHGGLFSDDNTSLDDIRKLDRHNQRQPGQQGLMMEMLWTDPQTEPGRGPSKRGVGLQFGPDVTKRFCEKNGLEAIIRSHEVRMEGYEVEHDGRCITVFSAPKYCDTTENKGAFINVGPELKLDFQVFEAVPHPDIKPMAYAQNSIMSMM
- the gatA gene encoding 4-aminobutyrate transaminase gatA (4-aminobutyrate aminotransferase); its protein translation is MASIARSSFRLRSVTRVPTARTISTTPHLRAAAKPFFADEPAGPKLATAIPGPKNKAATAELDKVFDVRSLNMLTDYSKSIGNYIADLDGNVLLDVYAQIASIPVGYNNPHLTKVAQSPEMTTSLINRPALGNFPSADWADILNTGILKVAPKGLNQVFTAMAGSDANETAYKAAFMYYRQLQRGGPEKEFTEEELQTTMNNQSPGSPQLSIMSFKSAFHGRLFGSLSTTRSKPIHKLDIPAFDWPQAPFPSLKYPLEEHAQENAQEEQRCLQETERLIKEWHNPVAAVVVEPIQSEGGDNHASPAFFRGLREITKRNNVLFIVDEVQTGVGATGKFWAHDHWNLETPPDMVTFSKKAQTAGYYYGNPALRPNKPYRQFNTWMGDPARALIFRGIIEEIERLNLVEHTAKTGEYLYSGLQRLAEKYPEHLQNLRGKGQGTFIAWDTPKRDEFLGKAKGVGVNIGGSGVSAVRLRPMLIFQQHHADILLESIEKIIKQL
- a CDS encoding uncharacterized protein (predicted protein), whose protein sequence is MAQASTPTEDIPLEYFPEPTEEDEHPWYSAFRLALDKPLLRIWDSHSTVKPTSKNRLYSRDQIKRLDTFEARAISLSIHAHNSRAPTPFISFTTSAGAARRLAQKMPQKRGSQMLTVINPRVRRAKGRYLLSTVDEMCYYGVRKPYRTFYRDYQDEFLCLWVVGEEEIVGHWKWDKLVEEKGWYQATILPAFRKHDKRFTAHLSPISLSVSVEVCSDTSSSAEMISRGQTKGWEEGNSLDSEISPDQHQDLSSEGYSGSLEDYSDPGDSYYENEANSIGFLLNASEED